One region of Centropristis striata isolate RG_2023a ecotype Rhode Island chromosome 3, C.striata_1.0, whole genome shotgun sequence genomic DNA includes:
- the LOC131968640 gene encoding dysbindin-like, whose translation MSSSSANLHSKRLPSETERGQRLPDVDAAQQLKLRERQRFFEEVFQHDVDVYLSSAHLCIRDYKRPPIGSISSMEVNVDLLDQMELIDISDQEALDVFFSSGGEEGVLTSPLPAQGNNNNEEVISNGLFQHVLEGLDAKSRMSSTSSNSSSDSQATNANGGDTPVFRSDDEETHTSTVKRRPAPPEKEMKKSQTPSTSS comes from the exons ATGAGCTCCTCATCAGCCAACCTTCACAGCAAACGCCTGCCCT CGGAAACCGAGCGTGGCCAGAGGCTCCCAGATGTGGATGCAGCACAGCAGCTCAAGTTGAGGGAGAGACAGCGTTTCTTTGAGGAGGTCTTCCAGCATGATGTGGACGTCTACTTATCCTCTGCGCACCTGTGTATCCGAGACTATAAGAGAC CTCCAATTGGCAGCATCTCATCCATGGAGGTGAACGTGGACTTGCTGGACCAGATGGAGCTGATTGACATTTCTGATCAGGAGGCCTTGGATGTCTTCTTCAGTTCTGGAGGAGAAGAGGGTGTGCTGACCTCCCCGCTGCCAG CTcaaggaaacaacaacaacgaggAAGTCATCAGTAATGGACTCTTTCAACATGTCCTCGAGGGTCTTGATGCCAAGTCACGCATGTCCTCCACATCTTCAAACTCCTCCTCTGACAGCCAGGCCACCAACGCCAACGGAGGAGACACTCCTGTGTTCAGGTCAGACGACGAGGAGACACACACCAGCACGGTCAAGCGAAGACCAGCTCCTCCGGAGAAGGAGATGAAGAAAAGTCAGACTCCATCAACTTCTTCATAG
- the LOC131962791 gene encoding uncharacterized protein LOC131962791, with amino-acid sequence MSFTPTPALVPDRDRLPLKKRDQRPSSPLPQQQQQQCDAATFKAPYPYKSHSEFKTKHTGPFQPVPRRVPALYQPWMHSTTRSKPHDLSAFRDHHGWADWRGFNPLHPGWVFSHHNHLTGTPALHLGHPHHPSRFSPVSLVPEGFQRVGGGYGWEQLKTLRDRSLSTDRQSNGRNKGPYMRRRDKKEHFPRVEKASPPSLSTCLPLSPHEDLTQQCDVLHKSAKAVKHHTSGHSFIRGISPDVNSSRTLVKDDAPRSSTLPSPASSSSSSPNHFPWLLPHFVAGSLIELRDGRLRRVEHLQTEDFLLGSLACPDLRLSCCTVQNISPSASSSSISRLLILLHDQQSQELVDVYVEYPFFVRGRGWSSCSPQRTARLCGLHCRQLSVGDICLALTPISPPQPAPSATLEPNTSPSKSVGGCESIRPPPPRGPTGQERLAGGGKKEAEAVRRRHYSAPELRGPGTNCM; translated from the exons ATGAGCTTCACACCAACCCCAGCTCTAGTCCCAGACAGGGACAGACTCCCACTAAAAAAGAGGGACCAAAGGCCGAGCTCGCCGctgccacagcagcagcagcagcagtgtgatgCTGCAACATTCAAGGCGCCCTACCCTTACAAGAGCCACAGTGAGTTTAAGACAAAGCACACAGGCCCATTCCAGCCCGTACCAAGACGAGTTCCTGCTCTGTATCAGCCCTGGATGCACTCAACCACCAGGTCCAAACCTCACGACCTCTCTGCATTCAGGGATCATCACGGCTGGGCGGACTGGAGAGGGTTCAACCCCCTGCACCCTGGATGGGTCTTTTCTCACCACAACCACTTGACTGGCACCCCTGCACTCCACCTGGGCCATCCACACCACCCCTCCAGATTCAGCCCAGTCTCCCTGGTCCCCGAGGGTTTCCAAAGGGTGGGAGGAGGGTATGGCTGGGAGCAGCTCAAGACATTAAGGGACAGGAGTTtaagcacagacagacagagcaaTGGGAGGAATAAGGGACCATATATGAGgagaagagacaaaaaagagcaTTTTCCCAGGGTTGAAAAAGCAAGTCCTCCATCATTGAGCACATGCCTACCTCTCTCTCCACATGAAGACCTTACACAGCAATGTGATGTGTTGCACAAATCAGCAAAAGCTGTCAAACATCACACTTCTGGACATTCCTTCATAAGAGGAATTTCCCCTGATGTAAACTCAAGCAGAACCTTAGTTAAGGATGATGCACCAAGATCTTCTACTCTCCCCTCTCctgcttcctcttcctcctcctctccaaaccATTTCCCCTGGCTGCTCCCTCACTTCGTGGCAGGCTCTCTGATCGAGCTCAGGGACGGGCGGCTCAGGAGGGTGGAACACCTACAGACGGAGGACTTCCTGCTGGGATCACTGGCGTGTCCAGACCTGCGCCTGAGCTGCTGCacggtgcagaacatctcaccttcagcctcctcctcctccatctcacGCCTCCTCATCTTGCTTCACGACCAGCAGTCTCAG GAGCTGGTGGATGTCTACGTGGAGTACCCGTTCTTTGTGCGTGGGAGAGGCTGGTCCTCCTGCAGCCCTCAGAGGACGGCTCGTCTCTGTGGCCTGCACTGCCGTCAGCTCAGTGTGGGGGACATCTGCCTGGCTCTCACCCCTATCTCACCCCCACAGCCTGCACCATCAGCCACCCTGGAGCCTAACACCTCACCCAGTAAGTCAGTGGGAGGGTGTGAATCCATAAGGCCACCACCACCCCGGGGTCCCACAGGACAAGAGCGGCTAGCAGGGGGAGGGAAGAAGGAGGCAGAGGCGGTCCGCAGGAGACACTATTCAGCCCCTGAGCTGAGAGGGCCAGGGACTAACTGCATGTAg